The Streptomyces sp. HUAS CB01 genome has a segment encoding these proteins:
- a CDS encoding trypsin-like serine peptidase, with translation MRSIRPLPAAIGLVAALSLTAAACGPGEDVAADKPAASATATADGGAAIPADLADRLKEHGVDLDAWKNGEWKNWDKDTWLREAKDFVNPMIKGLWKPERMKEAESPQRTMAAGEISGDQGVTDPEPRPVQAKPESKPYHRNAAPVGKVFFDAPQGSMECSATVVRDPANPGRSNLVWTAGHCVHAGQEGGWYRNITFVPAYNDLGKSPAELRNAQPQEIAPYGVYWADWVSTSGEWISEGGPTGGGGAPYDYAVMHVKPERGTKSLEETVGAALDVEFDAPEAKDIAAMGAWGYPAAPPYDGLVMHKCIDRPGRLSIGPGTPTMWRIGCTMTGGSSGGGWVVTRPNGRPALVSNTSIGPVTAGWLAGPRLGEGAREIYTTMSGKFAGR, from the coding sequence ATGCGATCCATACGCCCGCTGCCGGCCGCCATCGGCCTGGTCGCGGCGCTCTCGCTCACGGCCGCGGCGTGCGGCCCGGGCGAGGACGTCGCCGCGGACAAGCCCGCCGCATCCGCGACCGCGACGGCCGACGGCGGCGCCGCGATTCCGGCCGACCTGGCCGACCGGCTCAAGGAGCACGGGGTCGACCTGGACGCGTGGAAGAACGGTGAGTGGAAGAACTGGGACAAGGACACCTGGCTCCGCGAGGCCAAGGACTTCGTCAACCCGATGATCAAGGGGCTCTGGAAGCCGGAGCGGATGAAGGAGGCCGAGTCCCCGCAGAGGACGATGGCCGCCGGTGAGATCTCGGGCGACCAGGGCGTCACCGACCCGGAGCCGCGGCCGGTGCAGGCCAAGCCGGAGTCGAAGCCGTACCACCGCAACGCCGCACCGGTCGGCAAGGTGTTCTTCGACGCGCCCCAGGGCTCCATGGAGTGCTCCGCCACGGTCGTCAGGGACCCGGCGAACCCGGGCAGGTCCAACCTCGTGTGGACCGCGGGGCACTGTGTGCACGCCGGCCAGGAGGGCGGCTGGTACCGCAACATCACGTTCGTCCCGGCGTACAACGACCTGGGCAAGTCCCCCGCCGAGCTGCGGAACGCCCAGCCGCAGGAGATCGCCCCGTACGGCGTCTACTGGGCGGACTGGGTCTCGACCTCGGGCGAGTGGATCTCCGAGGGCGGTCCGACGGGCGGCGGCGGAGCCCCGTACGACTACGCGGTCATGCACGTGAAGCCGGAGCGGGGCACCAAGTCCCTCGAGGAGACGGTCGGGGCGGCCCTCGACGTCGAGTTCGACGCACCCGAGGCCAAGGACATCGCCGCGATGGGCGCCTGGGGCTACCCCGCGGCACCTCCCTACGACGGCCTGGTCATGCACAAGTGCATCGACCGGCCGGGCCGGCTGTCCATCGGGCCGGGAACGCCGACCATGTGGCGCATCGGTTGCACCATGACCGGCGGTTCGTCCGGCGGCGGCTGGGTCGTCACCCGGCCGAACGGCAGGCCCGCGCTGGTCTCCAACACCTCGATCGGGCCGGTGACGGCGGGCTGGCTCGCCGGACCGCGCCTCGGCGAAGGGGCGAGGGAGATCTACACGACGATGAGCGGGAAGTTCGCGGGGAGGTGA
- a CDS encoding trypsin-like serine peptidase, with amino-acid sequence MRPNRPIFAARRGGNAARRPVFAAGALAAALALTATACGPGGDEAAAKPSATAAADGANDGKITIPDDLKDRLREHGIDLDKWRNGEWKNWDKDTWLREAKDFVNPIIEDLWNPDRMREAEEPAKPVEEEDISGDEGVTDPTPQPVEAAAVAAPYHGNAPEAGKVFFDGPKGSMVCSATVVKDPANPGKSNMVWTAGHCVHAGKEGGWYRNIAFVPSYNNSAKTSTKGDSKEQVAPYGVWWGDWAQTSEQWISQGAATGGQGAAYDFAVIHVTPEKGGNGKSLEETVGSALPVDFNAPAVPKIGSMKATGFPAAPPFDGERMFQCEDKPGRLSLKAEEPTMYRIGCTMTGGSSGGGWVAAGKDGKPALVSNTSIGPVTAGWLAGPRLGDEAKGIYDAVSRKFAAR; translated from the coding sequence ATGCGACCCAATCGCCCGATCTTCGCCGCACGCCGTGGGGGGAACGCCGCTCGCAGGCCCGTGTTCGCGGCGGGCGCGCTCGCGGCCGCGCTCGCGCTGACGGCAACGGCCTGCGGCCCCGGTGGGGACGAGGCGGCGGCCAAGCCGAGCGCCACGGCGGCGGCCGACGGTGCCAACGACGGGAAGATAACGATCCCGGACGATCTCAAGGACCGGCTCAGGGAGCACGGGATCGATCTGGACAAGTGGCGCAACGGCGAGTGGAAGAACTGGGACAAGGACACCTGGCTCCGCGAGGCCAAGGACTTCGTCAACCCGATCATCGAGGACCTCTGGAACCCGGACCGGATGCGCGAGGCCGAGGAGCCCGCCAAGCCGGTCGAGGAGGAGGACATCTCCGGTGACGAGGGTGTCACCGACCCCACGCCGCAGCCGGTCGAGGCGGCGGCGGTGGCCGCGCCCTACCACGGCAACGCCCCCGAGGCCGGGAAGGTCTTCTTCGACGGCCCCAAGGGCTCGATGGTCTGCTCCGCGACCGTCGTGAAGGACCCTGCCAACCCCGGCAAGTCCAACATGGTGTGGACCGCGGGCCACTGTGTCCACGCGGGCAAGGAGGGCGGCTGGTACCGCAACATCGCCTTCGTCCCGTCGTACAACAACAGCGCGAAGACCTCCACCAAGGGGGACTCGAAGGAGCAGGTGGCGCCCTACGGCGTGTGGTGGGGCGACTGGGCGCAGACCTCCGAGCAGTGGATCTCGCAGGGCGCGGCGACGGGCGGCCAGGGCGCGGCGTACGACTTCGCCGTGATCCATGTGACGCCCGAGAAGGGCGGCAACGGCAAGTCGCTGGAGGAGACGGTCGGTTCGGCGCTTCCCGTCGACTTCAACGCACCGGCCGTGCCGAAGATCGGCAGCATGAAGGCGACCGGCTTCCCGGCGGCGCCGCCGTTCGACGGCGAGCGGATGTTCCAGTGCGAGGACAAGCCGGGCCGTCTGTCGCTGAAGGCCGAGGAGCCGACGATGTACCGCATCGGCTGCACCATGACCGGCGGTTCGTCCGGTGGCGGCTGGGTTGCGGCCGGCAAGGACGGCAAGCCCGCGCTGGTCTCGAACACCTCGATCGGCCCGGTGACGGCGGGCTGGCTCGCCGGACCGCGCCTCGGCGATGAGGCCAAGGGCATTTACGACGCGGTCAGCAGGAAGTTCGCGGCCCGGTAG
- a CDS encoding diaminobutyrate--2-oxoglutarate transaminase family protein, with the protein MAVTEPAPPAQPVAHEGILRRQSLRESAARTYARSLPIVPVRARGLTIEGADGRRYLDCLSGAGTLALGHNHPVVLEAIKKVLASGAPLHVLDLATPVKDAFTTELFATLPRPLADDARIQFCGPAGTDAVEAALKLVRTATGRTGLLAFTGAYHGMTAGALDASGGAADVRVTRLPFPQNYRCPFGVGGDRGAELAARWTENLLDDPKGGVPAPAGMILEPVQGEGGVIPAPDGWLRRMRELTASRSIPLIADEVQTGVGRTGAFWAVEHSGIVPDVMVLSKAIGGSLPLAVIVYRADLDVWQPGAHAGTFRGNQLAMAAGAATLAFVRENRLAERAATLGTRMLGQLQGLAATHRCIGDVRGRGLMIGVELVDPGTDDPQADVPPADPVLAAAVQRECLRRGLIVELGGRHSGVVRLLPPLTLTDEQAQAVLDRFADSLEAAVRAPHRRNDTGPSL; encoded by the coding sequence GTGGCCGTGACCGAACCCGCTCCGCCGGCACAGCCCGTCGCGCACGAAGGCATCCTGCGCCGCCAGTCGCTCCGCGAGTCGGCGGCACGGACCTACGCCCGCTCGCTGCCCATCGTCCCGGTGCGGGCCCGAGGGCTGACGATCGAGGGGGCGGACGGGCGGCGGTACCTGGACTGCCTCTCCGGCGCCGGGACCCTCGCCCTCGGCCACAACCATCCCGTGGTCCTGGAGGCGATCAAGAAGGTGCTCGCCTCCGGAGCGCCGCTCCACGTCCTCGATCTCGCCACTCCGGTCAAGGACGCCTTCACCACCGAACTGTTCGCCACGCTGCCGCGGCCGCTCGCCGACGACGCCCGCATCCAGTTCTGCGGGCCCGCCGGCACGGATGCCGTCGAGGCAGCCCTCAAACTGGTCCGCACGGCGACGGGGCGCACGGGGCTCCTCGCGTTCACGGGTGCCTACCACGGCATGACGGCCGGGGCGCTGGACGCCTCCGGGGGTGCGGCCGACGTCCGCGTGACGCGGCTGCCCTTTCCGCAGAACTACCGCTGTCCGTTCGGGGTCGGCGGTGACCGCGGGGCCGAACTCGCCGCCCGCTGGACCGAGAACCTGCTGGACGACCCCAAGGGCGGTGTCCCCGCCCCCGCCGGCATGATCCTCGAACCGGTCCAGGGGGAGGGCGGCGTCATCCCCGCCCCCGACGGCTGGCTGCGCCGGATGCGCGAGCTCACCGCGTCCCGTTCCATCCCGCTGATCGCCGACGAGGTGCAGACCGGGGTGGGGCGCACCGGAGCCTTCTGGGCGGTCGAGCACAGCGGGATCGTCCCCGACGTGATGGTGCTGTCCAAGGCCATCGGCGGTTCCCTCCCTCTCGCCGTGATCGTCTACCGTGCCGATCTGGACGTCTGGCAGCCCGGCGCCCACGCCGGGACGTTCCGGGGCAACCAGCTCGCCATGGCGGCGGGCGCGGCCACCCTGGCCTTCGTGCGGGAGAACCGGCTCGCTGAACGGGCCGCCACCCTCGGCACGCGCATGCTGGGGCAGCTCCAGGGGCTCGCCGCCACCCACCGCTGCATCGGCGACGTACGCGGCCGCGGTCTGATGATCGGCGTCGAACTGGTGGATCCCGGCACCGACGACCCGCAGGCCGACGTACCCCCGGCCGACCCCGTGCTCGCCGCAGCCGTGCAGCGGGAATGCCTGCGCCGCGGGCTCATCGTCGAACTCGGCGGACGCCACTCCGGGGTGGTCCGGCTGCTGCCTCCTCTCACGCTCACCGACGAACAGGCCCAGGCGGTCCTCGACCGCTTCGCCGACTCCCTGGAAGCGGCCGTGCGCGCACCGCACCGCCGCAACGACACCGGACCGTCTCTGTGA